The sequence CCTCCTGTGTAGAGGTGAATTGCGGCGATTTTAACCTGATTTTTGATGCGGGTACGGGCATGAAAAATTTAGGTGATAAGCTTTCCGGTAAAGAACTCAACTATGATATCTTCATGAGCCACACCCATATTGACCATGTGGTGGGGTTCCCTTTTTTCAAGCCGGCTTATTCTGCGAAGAGTCGTTTAAAAATGTGGGCGGGGCATTTAAAGCCACGTGGCCGTACGTTAAAAGGCGTGATGGAATCAATCATGGATACGCCGCTCTTTCCAATTGGAGTCGATGTTTTGGAAGCAACGATCATCTGGACGGATTTTGAAGCCGGTGAAACCATTTTTCTGAGCAATGATGTAACGCTTGAAACTGCGCCGCTGAATCATACGGAAGGCGCAACGGGCTATCGTGTGAATTTCGATGGTAAAGCCGTTTGCTATGTGACCGATACGGAGCATACACCAGGCAAGCTAGACGAAAATATTTTAAAATTGATCCAGGGTGCAGATCTCGTGATTTACGATTCCACCTATACGGATGAAGAATACCCAACCTACACAGGTTGGGGGCACTCGACCTGGCAAGAGGGAGTGCGCTTATGCGACGCTGCCAATGTGAAGCAATTAGCGGTGTTCCATCATGATCCAAGCCATACAGATGGATTTATGGATGGGGTCGCGCGCGAGCTTGAACAGATGCGTCCGGGTGGCGGTCTTGTAGCCCGTGAAGGTGTGACCCTAGAGATTTAATTTTGCACCCGCTATCGCGACATACTGTCGCTCACATGGCACGCCGCTTCGCGGGCTGATGGCTCGCTTGCCTACTGACTCGCTTCTTTTATGACTCATGCTTGCGTGTAGGTTACTAGTTGCATAAGCTCTTCTTATGCCATTATTATCT comes from Rickettsiales bacterium and encodes:
- a CDS encoding MBL fold metallo-hydrolase, with translation MSDKGKFLVSFWGVRGSIACPGEDTLKYGGNTSCVEVNCGDFNLIFDAGTGMKNLGDKLSGKELNYDIFMSHTHIDHVVGFPFFKPAYSAKSRLKMWAGHLKPRGRTLKGVMESIMDTPLFPIGVDVLEATIIWTDFEAGETIFLSNDVTLETAPLNHTEGATGYRVNFDGKAVCYVTDTEHTPGKLDENILKLIQGADLVIYDSTYTDEEYPTYTGWGHSTWQEGVRLCDAANVKQLAVFHHDPSHTDGFMDGVARELEQMRPGGGLVAREGVTLEI